In Solenopsis invicta isolate M01_SB chromosome 9, UNIL_Sinv_3.0, whole genome shotgun sequence, the sequence AGGTATTAGGTATACGTGCGTGCTtatctttcctctctcttttcgtTCCCCCCCTGCCGCTGCGTGCAGCGTGTTCTCTCTTGTACGCACTTGTACGTGCCGTGTGATGACTGGTGTTGTCACTTTACTCGGCACTCAGCACTCGGCAAGTCGGCAAGTCGGCACCAACGATCACACGATCGCGCGATACACCTGCGTCACCTGCTCGCCGCGTCGCTAGCCGAGAATCGAGAAACGAGAAACGACAAACGATTGCGACAGCTTCCGAAAATTGAAAGAGACACGGCGGCTTCTTCGTTGCCGCTTATCGTAAACAAATTCGTCAACACGTCCCCGACCGCCGACGTGATCGAGTCGCGAGTTCGCGAGGGCGTCGTGCTTTTACGCCGGTGTTTGTACGGACGGGTCGCCTAAGTCGCGTTTCGCACGTGTCGACGTACCTCACCGTGGTTCTTTCATGTTTCTCACCAAGTGCGAGCCTTCTTACGTTCTTACGCGCACCACGCAACGACCGCCATCTTCCGCGCATCGACCCAATTTTTCCGTGCGCACTGCGCTGCTCTCGCAGTTCTCGCAGTTCTCGCACCGCTTATCGCATCGCCTTCGAGAGAGCTACGCGATTCCTCATCGCGAGATATCTTTCGAAAAACGGATTTTATTACCATTATTCTTTTAACGatgtgtctttttttttaacgccaaTAAATATCCGCCAACAAAAAACGCTTCTCACGTCACAAAAAGCCATGtgatattactataatataaatataaatgcttttCACTCGTGCAAAAcctacgcgcgcgcgcgcatatacacacatacacacacattttaGACACGCTAAAATTCTCTCTAAATATAGCAGTTACGAAATATTATGATGAGAAATCATAAAAACTAAACGTTTTCGTAATATCGCTCCAAGTCGACAAagcatataaaaagaaataaaatgtattttttataaaattatataataaacaaattttatagattaattGGACATTCTTACGCGAAAATGATACATCATTTGCTAAAATTAGAGATTTGCGAGTATTCGTCGAGTCCAAATCGAAACAACAGTTCCGATTCATTTCATtgaattcgattcgattcgagtTCTCGAAAGTTGGAATAATCGAAGTAATCGAGTCACATGAATATATCGATTACTCGAAACGGGAACAaactatttcaattttaaatcagaTGCATCAAGAGTTATGTAGTGGATGATATTCGTTCACTTGTAAAACTCTTCATTCGCAACTATGTTGTGAAACATACACAGTTTGTCATAAAAGTAAgtgtattttctctcttttgtaTAGAGCTTTTATAAGagtgtatataatataagtTCATTTTTAAGTTTGAATCTTTAGGTAGCAACTCTAAAGATCCAGATACAACGAACGGAAAAGggaatataataatactttaacgCATAAgtcaaaaattgtattttctaaCTAAAAAAGATAGAGCTCCTATTATTCCCCCGCCTCTCCGACATTTAGTTGCAACTTTTAGCTATTTCCCAAATTTGAGATGAAGAAAGATCATGAAAGAAAAACATTACAATTCCAGACATTTACAAAGCTTTGATCGACATCTTGAAAATGATCTCGAAAAATAAGTTTCGGGagtactttgaaaaattttataaccgCACGTTTCCAATTAACGTTATACAAActcaaaagaatttaaaatatatgtgtattttgtgaataataataataataacaacaacaataataataataataaaattaactccttgtattttatttttgatcagaCACTTTTATGACAGActgtatatgcatatgtatacacacaGATTTGctagaaacaaatttattaattatatttaaattaatacatacatTCGCttgttaaatacaatatataatcaattatatataatgataattattaagcAATATACaacaaaatgtacaaattttctatgtatactaataaaatacaattttttatacaattccTTAAATTCGATCAATTATTTTGCTAATACATAGTTTTAACGTTTTGTTACATTCTTTGTTACATCTTTGTACTTTACAATGAAATATACAGAggaaaattacaaattacaagaGCTACAAAGGCaaagacaaattaattttactttattttatacaacACTAGATTTGTAATTTATGTTGATTTGTGTGTGatgcacacatgcacgcacaaaTCGTCATGTACATAATGTATGTCGTAGACTTATTGTGTGAATGTTTCATCATTATTCTAACTACATAAGTATATATCGATCCTTTAGAAAGTGCAATTTTTCtatgagatatatatatatatatatatatatatatatatatatatatatatatatatgtaacaataaatCTATGATATATCTGTAATATAATatctgtaatataattttacaaagcgTTCTTATCGATATTGACAGAGGGCGATAGTCGACTAAACTATCTGTAAACTACATAAAATATCTATGTACCAGCACAAATAATTAATCAACTTTGATGGTCTTTAAAAAGTAAACAGTACAGAATTACAACACAATGACTCGACGAATACTGCGTGAgaaaacgtaatttataaatggcttaaaaaatatgattttgcaTTGTTTCATCTTTATCCACAATtgtattacacatatatattggCCTTTTGATAACGTAATATTATTGTCCACGCAACTATCGGGAAGCAGAAGCTATAAAGGAGATATCTCGAGAATATATCTCCggaatacatatacatatacatacacacacacacacatatatatatatatatatatatatatatatatatatatatatatatatatagatatatatatatatactgagTCATTAAGTATGAAATTTTACACATGTGAATATCTTGATATTCGGATATGAcccaatatatatgtatgtatgtatcgcGCGGCAGACCTATGTGAATACATGTCgcgataaaatattaactaaatatattgaaaatgattTCTATGAATATGatacgaaaagaaaaatattcaactacgtaatatttaacaaaatcaatctatgatttacatattttcaatatttttataaaaaatgttcctTTCTGCATAAATCCACTATTAATTAGAGATTATTCTATTGTAATAGACAGAGTCTATGTCTCTTCAAGAATAGAACAACATTAAAAATTGACACTCTATTATTACCTTTGTTTTGCGATTTTTTCAGTGTTACATTATCTAATACCATAATAAGGCGTTTTCGATGTTTATTTTTCCTTGCTTATAGCAAAGAAAAGTGTTTTTCCGAATCGTTCGTATATGACGGATCAGCTATGACTAGCTTGACGATCTCAAAGGCACCTGCTTCTCTGTGTGTCGCTATTCTTTTATCATTTCTATATGCACACACACGAcaggatattataaaaaaaaaagaaaaaactataaGGTTGcgaacaaattataaatttcatcaCAAAACATAATGTAATCACGGACATCTTTccatatgaaattatttattattatattcttattcgAGAATGTAAGAGAGTTATATATAATCATGAAACAAgttctttatatacatatacatacacatatttttgtataaaatctatcaatttcttttaatgttttCCTTTCTcagttttttatctttttttcagtaaaaactGATGCAGGTTTCTGCCAGATCTCACCAAGATATTATTCATTTAAGTTTATTACATGCATTAATCACTGCACTGAATTTTGAATGCAGATGTGTGCAGTTCGTGtggtgtatgtgtgtgtgtgtccatCTGTCCACGTACTAtgtatgcaattttataaactaaacaAACACTATAAGTTAACTAATCATGCTGTATGCATAAATCGTACAAGCATGAATAGTCTAAAATAATGTTGTCTCGTGCAGAAaacgcattattttattttattttgtacatatttgtttaaataaacacaCAAATAATCACATGAAGTTATTATCAAGTCCTCGGCATTATATCctttttaataattggaaatcGTTACTCATCATTCATTTACGCAATACAGAATGGTATTATTGTATCTTGTACGAAATATCTcgaatattactttttttgaaaTCAGATAAAGCTTTAACAGTGTCTTAAAGCtgttgtaaaaataagaaatgctCCATTTTTCTCCGCCGTAGCTTTCTAACTAACAAGTTGTTCTCACATAATTTATTGCCATGGCACTAAGAAcattaaaagcatttttttgcAATACCAGCAGAACAATTTTTGAGATTATTGACTTCTTTAGCAAGATACAAAATGTTAAGTATAAACTgatatttctctctttcacgTCTTATTTTGGTTAATCCAATTAATCcaatcatataattattatttatcttaaagacttcaattttcaatgtaaaactGTTGTCCTCTTTTACAGAAAGAATACAGAGGCAATTTATCCATTAAAATGGATAATGGAAATGTAACGCTAGATCTCTCTAGCGTAagatcttttttctttcactgACATAATGACAATCGCGTTATAACGACGCGTATCGTACTGTCATAACAAGTTCGTTTAGATATTCATTTTACGTCAATTTTATACTTCATACTTAATCTGACAATGTCATATAAATGCCGTAATCTGTATATGCAGACGTAGCGTTTACCGTAATGATATTTCGCGTGACATTATCACGGCGTGATAACTATCGACATGATTTATAACGCTTTCGgcgttattttttctttctcgatGGATTTTCGCCATCATCATGTTATTTGGTTGTATTCGACGATACTGTGGATCGCGAATAAAAACAGTCTTCTGGTCCGCCGAGTTTCTCGCGAAATTCGGCTTGTGGCAGCGCTTAACTCTTTGAAtgtacatttgttttttgtgcCTTCTTCTTTCGTGCCGCCAGCATGTCATAGAAAGGATTGTGCGATATACTTTGTCTGGAAACAGAtagtaatatttgaaaaatcattttatctcacaatttttttctacattttactAAACTTTACTGCAAGAGTGCAATAGAGCACAAGCATGCAAAAcctataattttctcttgtcGTTTTAACTTACCGCACGCATTTGATCCAGTCGTCCTTTTCTTCGTCGGTAGCTGCGGACATTCGGTATACCGTATGTTTTcctaattataaatgaatatttaattgcaacGTGTATtcattcttatataaatatatgagaGTATAATGttgaatctttttttattaattaattaaaataattaaattattacatcgtACCTTCGACGACTTTTCCTTCGCTGTCAGTCTTACATGCCTTTATAAATTCGGAACCAGCAGCATACAATTCGAAACAGTGCGGTTTATGCCGGTCTTGAATCTCTCGAACTTGAATATTCTCTAGCGGAATGATACCACGTGGTTCCTTGTCCGTTGTATACTCGAAATAGTATAAACAATTGTCGTTCAATATGAACCATCGCCTCTTCCAACTCTTGTAACGTCCGCCTGTAACAATAAAATGCGGGATATATATAGAATTAAGAAGCTATAGTTTTCGCAAAGATTGTTATTTACCTGCTGTCTCCATCAGGGCAGCAGAGGGACAAAGTGATATAAGAATAAACGTTCTTTTAACGATAAATGTGACAAATGAGAAGAAATGAGGTTGAGGATTACACGAAATGTCGCgcttattatcttttttttcattatttcaaaatcttttgtaaaacaaaattaaacaaatacacacacacacacacacacacacacacacacacacacacacatatatatataaaattgtgaataataataatttgtacataataataatttcagatCCTTGCAAACCTATGATGAGGAAGGGAAAACATTCTGCGGTTGATCTAAAAGACTCATGTACGAAGATAAATAGTCATTACCTTGCTTCCATAGCCAGCCCTCTTTATCAGGATTGAAGAAGGTGTGCATCAAGTCGTTACCATCGTCTTCCGGTATTTTAAAAGGTTCGGTTTTTATACTCTCGTAAAGACTCTAGAAACAAAAATGAGTATCTTTATATgagtataacaaatatatttatatgagaGAGACGAAGAAAAGATATTTTGGACTTTCTCTGTAACCGGTAACGAAAGTATATACCTACCACAAGCAATTCACGCGGCAGATCTCCGCCATTGTTAATCCCTCGATTCATCGAAATAAATTGCTCTACGGTGGGCTTATCCTTAACGCTCGGATTATGCAACGAAGTGTTTAACATGATGATGGCGAAGCTCAGGACGTAGCAAGTGTCCGTATTGGTGAAAATATTCGGGTTTAGTTGGCAGTACCTTTGAGCGAAACACTCCATCATGCGATCGATCTTCTGCGCTTCGCCGGGCAGTCGGAACGACCAAAGAAACTGTCGTAGGGCTTGCACCAATATGAGGTCGGTGAAATCGTGCAACTCGACGAAGGCTCGAAGCACGCGTTCGTTGAAGTCGTGCCGTTCACCGAGATAGTCGCCGATCGCAGTTTTATTGAGGCCCTCGCCCTTGTAGAGAAACTGAGCAACGTCCTCCGGTGTTGGCGTCAACAGGTTGTGCTCTATCAGGTACTCGATGCCCTTCTTGGGATCCATATTGAACTTTTTGCGACCAATCGACGTCTGCTTGGCTTTGTTGGACGGTTTAGTCTCGTCGGTCGTAAGTCCGCCGCCCTCCATCGCCTCCATTTCTGCCACAACCTCGCCCAATTCATCTTTCAATTGCTAAAAACCAATCATAATAAATCTCTTAcgtcttacaatatatatatatatatatatatatatatatatatatatatatatatatatattacatagtTTTGGATTACGAAAAATTTCGATCGACTCGGCATTATTGtcgaaaatgtataattatcgAAATGCTTAATGTATAATAATCGAAAGACCAACGACGCGATTGTGAGACAGTTGGTGTGCTCATGGCAGCTCACCGCTTCCTCtttgccgcgccgcgcgccgtgtgCAACAGAGCGGCTTCCTGCTTTGCTCGAATATACCGCTCGACACCGTCCGCGCCGCCTATTTCCCaccatatgtgtgtgtgtgtgtgtgtgtgtgtgtgtgtgtgtgtgtggttcAGTTCAACGTACATTCCGCAAATACCCGTAAGCTGGCTCGTATAATCTTTTTCAGAGTTAACTAAAGTTTCACGATCATCAGCAAACGTTATACATAATTGCTTAAAGACATTACTACAGCTGAGTGATCGTGACTGACGAATGCGAAATATGCCTTCGAGGTCTCTTCGCGACATTACGTacctacgtttttttttcttttcttttcttacgtCAAATAAAATCGAATCATTGCCAATTGAGAGATTCTTTTGATATCTCTTCGTCATTGCGGCATACCTACATATGTCACACGGTGAAAAACATCCATCAATGTACGTATGTAATATTACAAGTGTTGCAAGTGGCATGTTTTAGAAAATCCCATATAGCAAATAGGAACGTCCATCGAACGTCCGCAATCGGACTACAATCGGATATTCCAATTTTCACAAGCGGATATCCGCGGAATGTCCAAAACATGTCTCGTGTttgcaatttcaattaattttttagattttaatacgTTTGGTgctttcttattaaaaatatttaaacaaataaattcataaaattaatttatatttattaactaattaaaataagtcGAATAGTATTGGAAGCATGTAAAAATGCTCAATATAATTCGACCTCAggcgaaaatatttttctgccaTTTCTCTGCAAACTTCCTCGCTGTTTATCTAAAAAATGGATCTGCTACTTCGAGCAAAAATTGCAAAGAAATACGTGATAAAATTTCAGAGAAATTAGCAGAAGATTTTTAGCGAAATTTCATTATAactaagcataattttattattatggaaatagtcataaaaattcaaatatcaaTGAAACTGCTACAATTGTCTTTGCTTTCAATCTGTAGTCTCTAATTTTGCGGATTtgcattcaaaaaatattttagtcaaGACAAGAGTGAAAAATCACATAATACTTCgccttttattctattttcaaactttttaattaatattcaatgtttattttttatcagtGGATATGTGGACCTAAAATGGACGTCCCAAGGACATTCTTTCTATACCATCCGGGATGATAATACGTCCGCGTATTATCTATCGATATGTATCAAACATATTTGCGAGTCAACtatttgttgtttaatttgCAAGCTGCTTTTTCAAGAATGACTGACAGAAGATCGGCACGACGAGTTGCCGAGAAATCTAAAATCTGACAATCCGCAGACATACGAGTACAATATATACGTTGGaatctttttttctacaaaagcGTTTCAGGAAAAAGGAGGGTCGAGCGGAAGCGGTTGTGCGTTGTTAACCGATCGGACCCCCGTTAATGGGCCGCCGCGATAACAACAAGGACAATAACTTAGTCGCTAGTCGGCTTCGAGTAGTATTGTCTGTAAGGTAGGAGCACTTCTTTTGTACTTATCGGTGTGCATCCGGTCTCACGACAGGAAGGTCGCTGACGACGCGTGAAAAACCGTGGTATACTCCGCGTGCCTCCAgaaattataacttttcaatTTCAAAGAGCTGAGGTTGAGGTCTGCATTAGCTTCAGTAGctacattttaacaatttacataaaatcttAAGTATTACTTAATCTTATCAATCTATATAACTTTTAGTTCTAATAATAACACTTAATTATTGCACTAACTCTTTCCCTCTTTATTTCTAACGTGTGGCAACGAATTGGCATTCTCCTGAAGCTATGCAGTCTTAGctcctttttaattttatttagtaaattattatacattttttgttcgTCTCTTGCCTTACATCTGCTTATAAGTTAAGTACCTCTTTGTCTTGTTTGTACTCCTCCCTCGATTCCCACTagctcaattttattttttaagtaactcGGACTCTCCAATTaccattttatatataaaaatacaaacgtTGTGTacaattctttctttaattgaCATAAATTGCAATGCCTCTAATATGTGTTTAATTCTTACTTTAATATTGCatcgtaatataattttcatgctcttattttgcaatttttctaaGTATTGCATATTAGTATCTAACACCTAAGTATAGTAAGATAGACgagcaatatttaaataatggagCAACTATTGCCTTACATATTACGTACCTCGTTTACAAGTATAGTATCAAATTCGCGCTAATTCGTCGCAGTACCCATAATTTCGATCCAATTTTTTTCCCAAGATAATTTACATGTACCgtgaaattcaaatttttgtctatTATAACACCCAAGTATTCAATTTCGTTAAGTAGTACTTCTAATAGtgcatttttcaattttatttttatattactttctaatattttgtttcttacACATCTTAGTACACAACATAACTTtagtttcatttatatttaattg encodes:
- the LOC105205518 gene encoding cytohesin-1 isoform X1, whose amino-acid sequence is MIFTGRSVDALDEVRGIPESDGATGRRDVSAVAIAAGWFSSLRRPGKRKKNYQKQAKSAWDLSVLSTTITTITTTTTTTTTSSSMQLKDELGEVVAEMEAMEGGGLTTDETKPSNKAKQTSIGRKKFNMDPKKGIEYLIEHNLLTPTPEDVAQFLYKGEGLNKTAIGDYLGERHDFNERVLRAFVELHDFTDLILVQALRQFLWSFRLPGEAQKIDRMMECFAQRYCQLNPNIFTNTDTCYVLSFAIIMLNTSLHNPSVKDKPTVEQFISMNRGINNGGDLPRELLVSLYESIKTEPFKIPEDDGNDLMHTFFNPDKEGWLWKQAGGRYKSWKRRWFILNDNCLYYFEYTTDKEPRGIIPLENIQVREIQDRHKPHCFELYAAGSEFIKACKTDSEGKVVEGKHTVYRMSAATDEEKDDWIKCVRQSISHNPFYDMLAARKKKAQKTNVHSKS
- the LOC105205518 gene encoding cytohesin-1 isoform X2, producing MIFTGRSVDALDEVRGIPESDGATGRRDVSAVAIAAGWFSSLRRPGKRKKNYQKQAKSAWDLSVLSTTITTITTTTTTTTTSSSMQLKDELGEVVAEMEAMEGGGLTTDETKPSNKAKQTSIGRKKFNMDPKKGIEYLIEHNLLTPTPEDVAQFLYKGEGLNKTAIGDYLGERHDFNERVLRAFVELHDFTDLILVQALRQFLWSFRLPGEAQKIDRMMECFAQRYCQLNPNIFTNTDTCYVLSFAIIMLNTSLHNPSVKDKPTVEQFISMNRGINNGGDLPRELLVSLYESIKTEPFKIPEDDGNDLMHTFFNPDKEGWLWKQGGRYKSWKRRWFILNDNCLYYFEYTTDKEPRGIIPLENIQVREIQDRHKPHCFELYAAGSEFIKACKTDSEGKVVEGKHTVYRMSAATDEEKDDWIKCVRQSISHNPFYDMLAARKKKAQKTNVHSKS
- the LOC105205518 gene encoding cytohesin-1 isoform X3 translates to MILCARESEKCYFSEMWQDLGGLGSVGVNSGAHQVDQFGTTELTPEQQKILLDIRRKKTELLREIQQLKDELGEVVAEMEAMEGGGLTTDETKPSNKAKQTSIGRKKFNMDPKKGIEYLIEHNLLTPTPEDVAQFLYKGEGLNKTAIGDYLGERHDFNERVLRAFVELHDFTDLILVQALRQFLWSFRLPGEAQKIDRMMECFAQRYCQLNPNIFTNTDTCYVLSFAIIMLNTSLHNPSVKDKPTVEQFISMNRGINNGGDLPRELLVSLYESIKTEPFKIPEDDGNDLMHTFFNPDKEGWLWKQAGGRYKSWKRRWFILNDNCLYYFEYTTDKEPRGIIPLENIQVREIQDRHKPHCFELYAAGSEFIKACKTDSEGKVVEGKHTVYRMSAATDEEKDDWIKCVRQSISHNPFYDMLAARKKKAQKTNVHSKS
- the LOC105205518 gene encoding cytohesin-1 isoform X4 — translated: MVGNRRRGRCRAVYSSKAGSRSVAHGARRGKEEAQLKDELGEVVAEMEAMEGGGLTTDETKPSNKAKQTSIGRKKFNMDPKKGIEYLIEHNLLTPTPEDVAQFLYKGEGLNKTAIGDYLGERHDFNERVLRAFVELHDFTDLILVQALRQFLWSFRLPGEAQKIDRMMECFAQRYCQLNPNIFTNTDTCYVLSFAIIMLNTSLHNPSVKDKPTVEQFISMNRGINNGGDLPRELLVSLYESIKTEPFKIPEDDGNDLMHTFFNPDKEGWLWKQAGGRYKSWKRRWFILNDNCLYYFEYTTDKEPRGIIPLENIQVREIQDRHKPHCFELYAAGSEFIKACKTDSEGKVVEGKHTVYRMSAATDEEKDDWIKCVRQSISHNPFYDMLAARKKKAQKTNVHSKS